Sequence from the Bicyclus anynana chromosome 2, ilBicAnyn1.1, whole genome shotgun sequence genome:
tgattgtttgtctgtatgttttgCATAGgctctgaaccgatttgaaaagttctttcactgttgggaagctacactatccccatattcttacaaAGGAAGGCTCAGGCTCAGGAACGCAAACCACGCTGATGAAACCAAGCACCGTCTGTTCTGTTGTTGTAATAGATCTTTACAAACCATTTCTAAATAGCTATATTCTTTCAAATTTCAAGTTCCTATAAGTGTTTAGTTTTATGTGTTAGTAAAAAAcaatatgattataaatatgacaataatgtTAATGTTGTATAAttgtgaaatattataatactatatatataacactagcggacgcccgcgacttcgtccgcgtaaatttcgatgtcaactttactactactcctaccctacccctaccctaccactacccctaccctaccctacccaacccctacatctaccctacccctaccctacccctaccctatcctacccgtacctctaccctagcactaccctacctctacccctaccctaccactaccgtaaacccggccctaaacctaccctacccctacgcttccctacccgtaccctaccctaccctgtagcttctctatcttactcctacccttagcaaaatcggtccagtccttcgagagtggtggtatgaccaagagaaatagagacttctatgctaacaatataaagaggtaaagttcgtgtggttgtacgaggtaatctctggatctactggaccgatttggaaaattgttttaccaatagaaagctacgttatttgcgagtgtcataggctatgtttgatccccatattcacacgggaacgggaactacgtaaatgaaagcgccggacgtcatatagcggaatttctgcgtcttttagaaattttgtattatctccgaaactatttaagtaattaacatactgtaaagggcaaatcttatctccataatatccttgtgattattaaataatttattttaataaggattaaagtttagttgtataaataatgacgtaaacttaagtatataaaattaataatttttaaaacacaaaaggtactatatttgCTAATATacagaagatagatatatggtgtcgcggacttttttgtagaacttttaaagatacataaagtctccatacattaatttaaattttacacaatagttaaggcagcgcatgcgaataagtctgtttaagaggattttcggtccgacctgtatgacaaaactgtgataactcggctaatatatttgataccaatataaaatatagcctatagcactccccgataatgtagcattctactggtgaaagaatttttacttcggaccagtagttccgaagattaccccatttaaaaaatgtgacaaacttacaaactttacctctttataatattagtatagatagaacaAGATGAGAACTTCTAAATATCTGACTTACTTGACACTAATTTGGTTACAAGGCAAGAAGCTTTGTTTTCTTGTTCCAGAAAAGTATAGAAGTTTTGAGGAATAAGGCAgacaaagaaaaacaatatttggAATTGaactaaataattgtattaatcAGTTACTCTCAATATACATTCTTCTTTTTGTTACAAACACTTTTAAGGTGGTAAGAAACATTCATGTAGGTCAGGAAAGTTtagaattttaaacaacaaatagaaaaatacaatgaaacagtgaaataaatattgacaGACTGCTGCAGAACTGTCTGACGTCAGTTGGAGGCTGGAGCCCCGGACAGCAGACGGACACTTCTATCTTGACACTCACATTCACAACACAACTCAACATAATTCATACGATCAAATCTAACAAACTATTAGTCTCTATGTTTACTATAAAATTCatctaaatatttcttataGGCGGGTTGGTTCGGCCATAGATATGACGCTTGCTGGTTGAGAGGGCTGTGTGTATTGGGCTCTGCTAACAGACTCTGTATGGACAGGAGGACGGTGCGGACGTCGTAAAGGGCCGTCCACTTGTCTTTCAATATATCTAAACATATTAATCCACACGTATCCACGTTGGGATGAAAGCACGGAGTCAAGAACTTCACCACGGGTGGCGCGTAGGGGTACGAGTTGGGGAACTCCAGCGACAACTTGTACttgtggcccgcgtacaccgtGTCCAGAGGGCCGTTGATGGTGCCTATCCATTTGAAAAGGTTTTCGCTCTCCGGAAACGCCGAGATCCCTTTGTCCGCACATCGCATAAGCTCCATGAGCTCTTTCTGCAATCTGCAACAGATATAACTTCTTAGAAGACGACCGAGAGGGTGGAAAACACAAGGGAGTTTTGTAAATTCTTACCGTTTGCTCACAGCGTGattgtcttttaattttatagtgtCCTCGTTTTGTTTAGCAGGATTCGACGACGACGCATAGTGAGGATTAATGTTCTGAGCCATGATAATCACAGTAAATCGAAAATATGTATCACCCGTTGTCTGTTAAAACGAGACGACTTcctgttaattttaaaaagctcaAATTTTATTGGATCTTTCATTAGTTTGACAGCAATGCATTAATGGCGTCACAAGTCAATCAACGCAGAGGTCCAATGTCACAGACtaaaacaacataaaaaaacatagagTGTAATACGCAAGCCAATGGTGTATAGTGCCAAAGATTTTCACTAAATAAAGATGTTTCCATTCGTCATTAATCATTAACATTAAAACATCAATAAAATTAACTGTTTTTGATTAACCGAATCTacgcatttatttaatttttattaaattaaataactttatcttttaaccacaaattaagaataataggcagatggaccGCACGGAATacaacggtgtcgtagccgctccaaatacaaaattcaaaatgtaataCATTCTCTTCAAGATTAATGGCACGAGCAAAAAAAAGGCGTTTAAATGTAGtccaaaaaattcaatattttcaaaatataaaatggttgttgtgcctcactcgacatagatagaTATAGTGTATTGCggattttttgtagatatttataagatcgaaaattaattagaacattctATGGttctattttttatagtttacagcgtacgcaaaataagtaactttctggtttattttttacaccttgtgtccgaaaaccccaaatatcttactgaaccctatttttttccaaaataaagtgttaaagttaaagtggataatgtagctttcgaatggtgaaagtagtttttgagcctattcattacaaacaaacatacaaacaaagttttcctctttataatattagtatagtttatattaatttacgtcatTGTTGTAAGTgttcaattttgaaatacaaattatgaaaaaagattGTTGCGGATGTAAAGCAGACGCGTGAGAGTGacgtttttatgggtttcaacGGTTTCATTACGCTGCCTGtgaagactcactctgtatcgTTTTTACTCTGTGTCTTTATCATTAACttatacttgtatttttaaattataatgaccGCGATCTTCACCGGCTTCTCATGCTTTCCGAGTTGTTTCCCAGGAATAGGGTGTATACCCtaatttcccaactccaggctgagaatttatactaaaaacttacacgaaataaaaatttagaATATCATAGCATAGCTCGACCAAGGATCCGAACCGAGAACCGATACCACCAAAACCACGATATAATTGTAAATGTGtagttttttgaaaaaacataaatgaCACTTATTAGATATGGAGATACTACGGTTAACCATATCTAATAAGTGTCAAGTTATGTTTGTGCTCAAAAATCAATTGTAACGTAATCAGAGACGTAACAGAATAAGAGCAATGCGCACGAATATACCaactttcattttcttttatattttagtgtgCAGCCAAGCGTAAGATTGGGGTGAATGGTATTCAGATTAGGTTCAAGTATGGATAGTCTATAAAAGTTCCACCTCTTCGAAACGCAACATCAGTTTCACCAAGGTTTTAAGtgtaaaattattctaagaAACTATTTTCTATCAATACCTACGAAGTTATCAGAAATTATGATTGCTATTGTAAGTTATATTATCcgaagtatattattttaattttttttttgattaataattcgttttttttgttattactgaACTTCCGGTTTCAGTTATATTTGGTTGAAGTTATTTTGTTCTACAGAagagaattatttttaaccgacttccaaaaaagagtAGGTTCTCAATTCGCCGGAACCATCTATTTCTCTATTTTTTACGCTTATGTACGGATCTTACTATAGATGGTTTCACTAAACTCTATTGGCACTAAGCATAGTGCTTGCTACTCAGTGTCAACACATCGTTACCGTGTTAAATATGATCTTAAAAGCCGGAAAGTGTGTTTTACATTTGCTCGTAATAGCAGTGATTGTACCTTCATTCGTTTTGataactatacatatatttatgtgaccgcggtttcattcgcgttgttataaaatatcaaatatcatcaacctcatcattaacagccgatggacgtccatagctggacataggcctcttgcatggacctccaaacaatACGGTCTTATACCGCCAGCATTGCAAACACACAAAATTAAAGCGAAAGTATATAATTGTTACTCAATAAAGATGTagttttattggtaaaagagtttCCTAAATCGGATATATAGATTCAGATTATCCCAtataacctcacaaactttacctttctaaaataaatattgaaaaaattgtgactaaaagtacctacctactattataaagtaaaagttGGATGTTGTATAGATACgagaaactaaactaaaactaaaacattCAGAGTAATTATGTTTTGCTTTttttcaaactagcggacgcccgcgacttcgtccgcgtgaccttgtcgatgtaaattttcactAATATTCgttaatatttttgcatgttttatataaaatagtcCACtgatcattttacaaaaagataACTTGAAACtggaacgatttatattaaaaaaaaacttcaaccactttttaaccctttacTTGTAGGAACCCACATTTTGTTGAAAAATGTTGAATAACTTTTTAGTATTTctctaaagtatttttttaacagtaacagttttattataagtatcattccctacctctatcctattctactcccaccctacacctaccttgcccctatcctacccctatccaaccCGTACTCTagcactactctacccctactctaccccaactcaagccctaccctacccctaccctaagtatcctatgccCGTCTCCTTATTCTAAGCTACCTTCCCACCAATTTTCAACCATATCGAaacagccgttcttgagttgaGCGGCGACTAcctttatacctacctatatcttTTGAATGAAATGTCCGAATTTAATAATTCTAAATGTTAAATAAAGGTATTAAAGCAATCTTGAATCTGATAAGTAGTTTATTTTGATCAAGAAATCATACCAAGGTACAAATAAAGAGCATttccattatttaaaaaaaaataaaagaacactTATTGTGTCATGACTTTGTTATAGTCTGTTTTTtaattccgtagaattctgacatttctatttccggTTCCATTTGTCAGTCACTTTTGAAATTGCAGTTGCCACAAACCTTTTTTCTGCTGTTTGTTTCatcaaaccaaactaaaaatcatttaaattaaatttattacagaatTATTTAGTACTTTAAATAAGCAAAATCTAAATAAACCACACTTTGaagtataataacaataaatttattttgctattttaggAAAATATAAACGTCATAAGTGATTatagaaagttttatttattaattggcatcatcatcaacatcattatcatcatagtgATCCTCAATAATAGAAGTATCGTTAACATTGTCAATTAAGTGGTCAATTTGGTGGTGGTGGTCCTCCATGACCCTTAACCTGCTAGGCCCACCTCGATTGGGTTGAACTCGCAGTGTTATAGGTTAAACGAATAACAGTGATACTCTGTAGTACTGCTAAGTTATctatgatgaatttattatatatttatgttgatgatttaatatcgaattatagttatagatacaggtgggataaaagtagttgaattgtcagaattctacggaatgACTAAATGGACTATAGTTAGGTATATTATGTTGTCGCGGcactttttgtagaaaatgatgtattctgtaaagttgtagtacattattttattctaacatcaaaaGTTTTGGCAGAGCACGCGATGTGAAGaataatttaggtatttttttacaccttgGGTTATATATTTAGAAggatccctatttttttttgaaaatataatatagcctacagcactctgggatagtgtagcttcccaacagtgaaagaatttttcaaatgaaccgatttgaaaaattctttcactgtagTAGTCTCGGAgcctatttattacatacaatttcaaacaataaaatttttcctctttttatttattactagcggatgcccgcgactttgtccgcgtgaaactcgatgtaaactttcaactacccctacccctaccctacccgtacactacccctactctacccctaccctaccctacccctaccctacccctaccctacctctaccctacccctactctaccactaccctacccctaccccgttttctaattattattaatatgaactttatacaataacaataaagctcaaattgactacgttttgtatgggaaaaagaaaagggctatttttaggggttttccagcaataattctaatttttctcgccgtaaaaaccatccttgaacttcaacgaacattttaaaaaaagatttggccaaattggtccaggcgttgttgagttatgcgcttaccaacacattttgcgattcatttttatataatagatgtacatgtaggtatgtatgttaaTATTGTGTGTATTCATAGTCTTTGGTTTACGTCATCAAAATATTAAGCTATCCACAGATTGGGGAGCCTTGAAGGACTAGTATGCAGGctgtaaaacaaattaaaaaagaaaaatagaaaacCATAGATCGTCATTTGTGCTTCATTTGTAACTTCATTTGATGGTTTGACGTTTGTTTTGTGATTCGTGATTCGCTTATACCGTTTCCAATGTCAAACGCGTCAAATGTCAATCGATTAAAAATAGTTGACTTGGTTGACGTTTGTTTGTGGATTGtgttttttacattacattacaattatttaatttcgtatTCGTTTGCTTATAGGTAATACCTAAAGCCAAAAGTTAAATACTGCAATATTAATACTGTTTAtctatagaataataaaatggcGCAAgtgatttattttgaaaatcgttTGCTGCTCAACATTGAATGTTTGAACGTGTCCGGATTGAAGCACAATATTTCAACACAATATGGAATTCCTGTGAAAGATTTGTTTGCTACATTAAACGGGAAACTTGTGTGCGATGATTTTAACTTGGAGGACAGTGAAAATGTCGTTAGAGTGTGGTCAAGAATCGTCGGTGGGAAAGGGGGCTTCGGATCCATGTTACGTGCCATCGGAGCGCAGATCGAAAAAACTACGAACCGCGAGGCGTGTCGAGATCTGTCCGGGAGGCGTTTGCGCGACATAAACGAAGAAAAGAGACTCAGGAAGTGGCTGGAGGGCCAGGAAGATCGCGAACGCGAAGCTACTGAGCGTAAACAGAAAAAGTTGGAACGTTTAATTGCAGAGCCCAAAATTTCCGTGAATTTGAATCCCCAATATGAAAAAGAACGTCAGGAGTTGCCCGAGCGCGTGAGTGCTGCAGTCGACGTCGGCTGGCAGGCCGCAGGGACATCTAAAGAAGGTACTAAACGTAAGGCAGACGAGGAAACGAGCAAAGGGAAGAAAAAGGCCAAACTGTGGATAGATGCGGAGCTGTCAGACTGTTCCTCTCTAAGCGAGGATGAGGAAGAAGACGTGAAATGCAATGCTGCACAAGCAGTGTCCACAGACAGCGGTAATGAGTCAGATAGGTGTTCCGTTAGTAGtaaaatacagtaaaataactaaatgtttagtatttaaagtaaaatgtgagcacaattttattattattttctgctTTTACTGATGATCATTCAAATGTTGACAATAAAGTAAGCAGTGTGGCATCTAagcaaaaaaaagtttatagctCAACCCAAGACTGCAGACCTCTCGTAACCAGGAGCCACACAGAACCACTAAGCACTGAATCAATGCAgctgtattttgtttgtttctgcAAAAAACTGATAAATGTGGGCCATTAAGTGTACAGATTTCACTCTTTGTATTTATATGTTGTGTATTGTCAGTTTAATAAGTATGTGTGTAACAAATCATGTAATGATATCATGTTTATTAATGTCACATCTTTAACTAaccaaatgatttttttgtaaaaaatgtaattaccatttttttgtaaaattattgattaatgGTAAATTATTGTTTGGTAAATAATGCACATTTGAATTTCATGTAAAAAGCTATTAAAAAGATTCTAACTACATACACTTCttactatttttattcaaaagttactacttttactttgtactttgttttaaaataaaaaaaagtttttttcattatgtGAGCTTAAATACAAGCAAAAATAATAtgttgtataattgtatattaaaagAATATGTATGCATTATATAATGTTtggtttatttcaattaataatgTAAGGTACAGATgagaaaaaatgtttgttttaggAATGTGAACATGTTAAAATGCAGAGATTCTTGACAGTTtgatttgtatgtctgtctgatataaaataatcatgtaaataaatatgaataaactgactatgtattagtgtgttatttttttattttgcctgATTTTGGATGCTGGGTAAAATATAAAACGGTAAATATTACCTGGCATCCAAATTTATTCATACATTGAGCTTATGTATTGAATGTCTATGAATGAATGCAGTGATTTTCAGTAATTTCAGTGCAACATCTTATGCTTCATAGACACTATGATGTTATGTTATAATGTTGCACACTATATGCG
This genomic interval carries:
- the LOC112058401 gene encoding replication stress response regulator SDE2, whose translation is MAQVIYFENRLLLNIECLNVSGLKHNISTQYGIPVKDLFATLNGKLVCDDFNLEDSENVVRVWSRIVGGKGGFGSMLRAIGAQIEKTTNREACRDLSGRRLRDINEEKRLRKWLEGQEDREREATERKQKKLERLIAEPKISVNLNPQYEKERQELPERVSAAVDVGWQAAGTSKEGTKRKADEETSKGKKKAKLWIDAELSDCSSLSEDEEEDVKCNAAQAVSTDSGNESDRCSVSSKIQ
- the LOC112058456 gene encoding ubiquitin-conjugating enzyme E2 C — protein: MAQNINPHYASSSNPAKQNEDTIKLKDNHAVSKRLQKELMELMRCADKGISAFPESENLFKWIGTINGPLDTVYAGHKYKLSLEFPNSYPYAPPVVKFLTPCFHPNVDTCGLICLDILKDKWTALYDVRTVLLSIQSLLAEPNTHSPLNQQASYLWPNQPAYKKYLDEFYSKHRD